The Drosophila nasuta strain 15112-1781.00 chromosome 2L, ASM2355853v1, whole genome shotgun sequence genome window below encodes:
- the LOC132792705 gene encoding uncharacterized protein LOC132792705 isoform X2 gives MTSKQLLIFILLLIPWPPSNVIKILCSRDNSRLVRKIVRSKWTPILDKHQVKLPLECPLHPLRDVFAPRQDEKQRDRPTQWTCRRCGKSFYQEKYLDLHFDTRHKSIINEAEDSVCLADFCDIMRCEVFQTEDASSLKFGDQHIVTDIEVWGDSLGQNSALAKANAAYLSLIPRTSTLSATRAAKVQNRQLLQEKPSQSREQSQQSEAAATAATAAGEEPKSAAEKLLMKLKELGQAHLKRTEPESKSKAEPKQNETDEEGEEHSGDAEGSGQPNAATKTPHGEGAEAANGQAKVRANCKPEELSKLKSRCELLLRGCIGGLLLSMSDQSFKEMEEEMNKAVCWYLTCDRYWEDGPLEPRAFPWGLIVILIFVLSTGICFCYYIIWILFDHLFQLRRNDNQCQQPLCRRRSRRQHLHACPPSSLPCRLCDTSSARAAAAASAAGRRRDTWSDCRGPTAAATTAVLPATTAAAGGGGSGISARFVPRTSAISSTQSATLHRRSASSGGSVAGQSGYAHLVGRRPASGSVLLQRQHALASSSLDEPGLPTGHFRPTRLYK, from the exons ATGACATCCAAGCAACTTTTGATCTTCATTTTGCTGCTGATACCATGGCCACCGTCGAACGTTATCAAGATACTCTGCTCGCGAGATAACAGTCGCCTGGTGCGTAAGATTGTGCGCTCCAAGTGGACGCCCATACTGGACAAGCATCAG GTGAAGCTGCCCTTGGAGTGTCCGCTGCATCCTTTGAGGGATGTCTTTGCACCGCGACAGGATGAGAAGCAGCGGGATCGACCCACGCAATGGACATGCAGACGCTGTGGCAAAAGCTTCTACCAGGAGAAGTATCTGGATCTACACTTTGACACGCGGCACAAGTCCATCATCAATGAG GCTGAAGACTCCGTTTGCTTGGCCGACTTTTGTGACATCATGCGTTGCGAAGTGTTCCAAACGGAGGACGCTTCGAGCCTCAAGTTTGGCGATCAGCACATCGTCACCGATATCGAAGTCTGGGGTGACTCTCTGGGTCAGAACTCCGCACTGGCCAAAGCGAATGCCGCCTACTTGAGTTTAATACCAAG AACTTCCACATTGAGTGCCACGCGTGCCGCCAAAGTACAAAATCGTCAATTACTCCAAGAGAAGCCAAGCCAAAGCCGCGAGCAATCGCAGCAGTctgaggcagcagcaacagcggcaacagctgcTGGCGAGGAGCCCAAGTCGGCGGCCGAGAAGCTGCTGATGAAGCTCAAGGAGCTGGGTCAAGCGCACTTAAAGCGCACTGAGCCAGAGTCCAAGTCGAAGGCAGAGCCGAAGCAGAACGAGACAGATGAGGAGGGCGAGGAACACAGCGGCGATGCCGAGGGCAGCGGGCAACCGAATGCTGCGACCAAGACGCCGCATGGCGAAGGAGCAGAAGCAGCTAATGGCCAGGCTAAGGTGCGTGCCAACTGTAAGCCCGAAGAGCTGAGCAAGCTGAAGTCACGCTGTGAATTGCTGCTGAGAGGTTGCATTGGCGGCTTGCTGCTGTCGATGTCGGATCAGTCGTTCAAGGAGATGGAGGAGGAGATGAACAAGGCGGTCTGCTGGTACCTCACCTGTGATCGGTACTGGGAGGATGGCCCATTGGAACCACGTGCCTTTCCCTGGGGTCTCATTGTCATCCTGATATTTGTGCTGTCGACGGGAATTTGCTTCTGCTACTACATCATTTGGATACTGTTCGA TCATTTGTTTCAGCTCCGAAGAAACGACAATCAATGCCAACAGCCACTATGCAGGCGCCGCAGTCGGAGGCAGCATTTACATGCCTGCCCCCCATCATCACTACCATGTCGACTATGCGACACATCATCCGCacgagctgcagcagcagcatcagcagctggACGGCGTCGCGATACCTGGTCGGACTGTCGCggaccaacagcagcagcaacaacagctgtaTTAcccgcaacaacagcagcagcaggtggcggcggcagcggtATCAGCGCGAGATTTGTACCCAGAACCAGTGCAATATCATCGACACAGTCCGCGACACTACATCGCCGATCAGCGTCCAGCGGGGGCAGCGTCGCTGGGCAGTCAGGGTACGCCCACCTCGTCGGCAGGCGTCCGGCAAGTGGGAGCGTCCTCCTCCAACGCCAACACGCCCTTGCATCATCGTCACTCGACGAGCCTGGTTTACCCACAGGACATTTTAGACCGACGCGACTATACAAATAG
- the LOC132792440 gene encoding uncharacterized protein LOC132792440, giving the protein MDAAAMAIAVGGNSGPGSISSSNSSSSSASSGYGSATTTPTTPGAGGGGQYEGATASTSMPMATIATVAPFYSEALTSLDAQHRYQQQQQQQQQQQQQQQHQQQQQQQQHFYHQNYNYNLDAYNYSAYNYNGPRYEKLAAAATSAKYNININSSNSNSLGSNSHSNSQSNSLGNSLGSNSSSNKPQAAATPFYAQPPPTQQMSMSMPLPMGNYATNSNPYEAAYKYKLPQQPSQLQSQQQYHNLSMMPHSMSPHNLSMSMGMNLGAHKQHQQHAQQQHQQHAQQQHQHQQQQQALQQQQLPPLEPSYAAIKPSSRYQNLAPAVYGSPGATAAGTAATGTNAGSSAYYDKYAMSLYSPNGAPLSFGAPAPLYSPPELTAESAYRKSATAREASCHWSVDYQSAPSNAGTSALPYATAVAAPNTAAAAAVAGAGNELYYKYDKYPGTNPYQSNHLAQPYAARGMWPNPADNAPPPNARQSCCTQPFPQQSCYYPRSNGYSSVPQYPASNAGHKLKHPTDLYYAEAAQRSYGYVPQPAGANTATNTPPTLPNSSQQQRYVQQLNMGGLGAVGLEANVSTAYYNDLSSLDNLGYAAAQQSHRAQPYQTGASLEYQYRKRPLPAAVAPAPASNSGYCLAQSAQPPMSNLSNLEAHVDSYVGYDLHTAGAAPHFAPQGHKTQNTPGAPSSNSSNIRDFLASWNDDEEELPTVCQLRGESAVELPPQAVAVVAPVAPVPPAPSSFMYETLPPAGPAATAVVEPQVSELNLPDIIIDHHEKAHVDDSFGSFDVEKELDELRLKKSDEQQTGDSDALAAILRDPVVVAEEPLPLALPLPLPSPIPIPATLPEAVAEPQPSIEFDQGTSNSNESTFEKEYETFIHKIDDSDSETGMKTTDNSESGEHAKRFKFYKRKRKTTEPNNEIAAKVNSPAPPISMPTAKAAARASRKLLARRRRNRIKMLKILEFESPKIKHRFYFRTMKQLRRKFAQSSVRQQRMQRMRRQLALRKERRLPLIKRQSAMQYVQHPQQQPQLQSPPSLKGLSASAVSASAESSTGRETVIKSGFAVRESLDCKSLESKTPQQATETQTETAAVLDLDVHSGDSIHSLQSVELLGSFKGFDDVENINLSPKAKLREESEEIRPQQAKQLEIQRWLRNSMEDLSVATTTAATTIICLSSSSSSSSASTSSSSSSSSSSEDSSNSSSSSNDDKAEAASSSSSSCSGEESDFNELAALQKELAVEPKPSVELPANAALEQQESLEKVSNNDIAKLKQILESDGDADEEEVKAPQASPPKSDAEQQVETSKVPKLSDLSKIALNSSLKSSELVIRNGACSPKPKSESQPQRELSVEEALAEMYQQIGVASDPEDCEAETEAETRKNLEEAAAGADVLLINLAEIFDNNSSDLYVVQCDMNENILGVVNGGSEQQHQQQQEDQADTLQLIELLAEPEAESEMEADGAQFIHHEEVVEVPSEKSKSGERRKFLKYLHSKYVQSNISRFYHAQRVLKKYKRRRPSLVRKSLESRVQSARAEVVDRETR; this is encoded by the coding sequence ATGGACGCGGCCGCCATGGCCATTGCAGTGGGCGGCAACTCTGGCCCTGgtagcatcagcagcagtaacagcagcagcagtagcgcCAGCAGCGGCTACGGCAGCGCAACGACGACGCCAACCACACCGGGAGCAGGCGGGGGAGGGCAATACGAGGGGGCAACGGCATCGACGTCAATGCCAATGGCCACAATTGCCACTGTGGCGCCCTTCTACAGCGAAGCGTTGACCAGCCTCGATGCCCAGCACCgctatcagcagcagcagcagcaacaacaacaacaacagcagcagcagcaacatcagcagcagcagcagcagcaacaacacttcTATCATCAGAATTACAACTACAATTTGGATGCGTACAATTACAGTGCCTACAACTACAATGGGCCACGCTACGAGAAGCTGGCGGCGGCAGCGACGAGTGCCAAgtacaacatcaacatcaacagcagcaacagcaattccCTTGGGAGCAacagtcacagcaacagccagaGCAATTCCCTCGGCAACTCGCTCGGCAGCAACTCGAGCAGCAACAAACCTCAAGCGGCGGCCACGCCCTTCTATGCACAGCCACCGCCCACACAGCAAATGTCCATGTCGATGCCGTTGCCGATGGGCAACTACGCGACCAACAGCAATCCCTACGAGGCGGCCTACAAATACAAGTTGCCACAGCAACCGAGTCAACTCCAAAGTCAACAGCAATATCACAACCTAAGCATGATGCCCCACAGCATGTCACCTCACAATCTAAGCATGAGCATGGGCATGAACTTGGGCGCACAcaagcagcatcagcaacatgcgcagcagcaacatcagcagcatgcacagcagcaacatcaacaccagcaacagcagcaggcgctgcaacagcaacagttgccgccTCTGGAGCCAAGCTATGCGGCCATCAAGCCAAGCAGCCGTTACCAGAACCTGGCGCCCGCTGTCTACGGCAGTCcaggagcaactgcagcaggaACAGCAGCCACAGGGACAAATGCTGGCTCCTCTGCTTACTACGACAAGTACGCCATGTCGCTCTACTCCCCGAATGGAGCTCCGCTCAGCTTTGGCGCCCCTGCCCCACTTTACAGTCCCCCGGAGTTGACAGCAGAGTCTGCGTATCGCAAGTCGGCAACTGCCAGGGAAGCCAGTTGCCACTGGAGCGTGGATTATCAAAGTGCGCCCAGCAATGCGGGCACCTCAGCGTTGCCTTATGCCACAGCAGTTGCTGCGCCCAacaccgcagcagcagcagcagtggctgGCGCTGGGAATGAGCTGTACTACAAGTACGACAAGTATCCCGGCACAAATCCCTATCAGAGCAATCACCTCGCTCAACCCTACGCTGCACGTGGCATGTGGCCCAATCCCGCGGACAATGCGCCGCCTCCTAATGCCAGACAGAGCTGTTGCACTCAGCCCTTCCCACAGCAGAGTTGCTACTATCCCCGCAGCAATGGCTACAGCTCGGTGCCGCAATATCCCGCCAGCAATGCGGGCCACAAGCTCAAGCATCCGACGGATCTCTACTACGCGGAGGCAGCACAACGCAGCTATGGCTACGTGCCGCAGCCAGCGGGCGCCAACACAGCCACGAATACGCCGCCCACGCTGCCCAAcagcagtcagcagcagcGCTATGTGCAGCAGCTGAACATGGGAGGCTTGGGTGCTGTTGGCCTCGAGGCGAACGTCAGCACCGCCTACTACAATGATCTCAGCAGCCTGGACAACCTGGGCTATGCCGCTGCGCAGCAATCGCATCGTGCTCAACCCTATCAGACGGGCGCCTCGCTCGAGTATCAATACCGCAAGCGTCCCTTGCCCGCAGCGGTGGCGCCTGCGCCCGCCTCGAACAGCGGCTATTGCTTGGCTCAGTCGGCGCAGCCGCCGATGAGCAATCTCAGCAATCTGGAGGCGCATGTGGACAGCTATGTGGGCTATGACCTGCACACTGCGGGAGCAGCTCCGCACTTTGCTCCCCAGGGACACAAGACACAAAACACCCCGGGGGCTCCGAGCTCAAATAGCTCGAATATACGCGACTTTCTGGCCAGTTGGAATGACGACGAGGAGGAACTGCCCACCGTCTGTCAGCTGCGTGGTGAATCCGCAGTTGAGTTGCCACCTCAGGCGGTGGCAGTTGTGGCACCAGTCGCTCCAGTTCCTCCTGCCCCCTCCAGCTTCATGTATGAGACTTTACCACCCGCGGGTCCGGCAGCCACTGCTGTCGTTGAGCCGCAGGTGAGCGAGCTCAATCTGCCCGATATTATCATTGATCACCACGAAAAGGCGCACGTCGACGACTCTTTTGGCAGCTTCGATGTGGAGAAGGAACTGGACGAACTGCGGCTAAAGAAGTCCGACGAACAGCAGACTGGAGATAGCGATGCGCTTGCTGCGATACTGCGAGATCCGGTTGTCGTGGCCGAGGAGCCGCTGCCACTAGCTTTACCTCTACCTCTCCCTagtcccattcccattcctgCTACTCTCCCAGAGGCGGTGGCTGAACCTCAGCCCAGCATCGAGTTTGATCAGGGTACCAGCAACTCCAACGAGTCGACGTTCGAGAAGGAATACGAGACATTCATACACAAGAtcgacgacagcgacagcgaaacAGGAATGAAAACTACGGACAATAGCGAGTCTGGGGAGCATGCAAAGCGCTTCAAGTTCTACAAACGCAAGCGAAAGACAACGGAGCCTAACAACGAAATTGCTGCCAAGGTAAATTCACCAGCTCCCCCAATTTCAATGCCAACTGCCAAGGCTGCAGCTAGAGCCAGTCGCAAATTGCTCGCTCGAAGACGTAGGAATCGCATCAAAATGCTCAAGATACTCGAGTTCGAGAGTCCCAAGATCAAGCATCGTTTTTACTTCCGCACGATGAAGCAGCTGCGTCGCAAGTTCGCCCAATCCTCGGTGCGGCAACAGCGAATGCAGCGCATGCGCCGTCAGTTGGCACTGCGCAAGGAGCGACGCCTGCCACTCATCAAGCGACAGTCCGCCATGCAGTATGTGCAACAtccgcagcagcaaccacaactgCAGAGCCCACCTAGTCTCAAGGGACTCAGTGCCTCTGCAGTTAGTGCCTCGGCGGAGTCGTCCACAGGTCGCGAGACGGTCATCAAGAGTGGCTTTGCAGTGCGAGAGAGTCTAGACTGCAAGTCACTTGAGTCAAAAACCCCGCAGCAAGCAACAGAGACGCAGACGGAGACAGCCGCGGTACTCGACCTAGATGTGCACAGCGGAGACTCGATTCACAGCTTGCAATCCGTGGAATTGCTGGGCAGCTTCAAGGGCTTCGACGATGTGGAGAACATCAATCTATCGCCCAAGGCCAAGCTGCGCGAGGAGTCTGAGGAAATAAGACCCCAGCAAGCGAAGCAGCTGGAAATCCAACGTTGGCTGCGCAACAGCATGGAGGATCTTTCCGTGGCAACCaccacagcagccacaacaataatttgcctgtcctcgtcgtcgtcctctTCGTCAGCATCCACGTCCAGCTCCTCATCGAGCAGCTCGTCGAGCGAGGACTCCTCCAactcaagcagcagcagcaacgacgacaAAGCGGAGGCAGCGAGTAGctcaagcagcagctgctctgGCGAGGAGAGCGATTTCAATGAGTTGGCCGCATTGCAAAAGGAGCTGGCAGTGGAGCCAAAGCCAAGCGTGGAGCTGCCAGCGAATGCAGCATTGGAACAGCAGGAATCGCTTGAGAAGGTGTCCAACAACGATATTGCCAAGCTCAAGCAGATACTCGAGAGTGATGGCGACGCCGACGAGGAGGAGGTGAAAGCACCTCAAGCGAGCCCCCCGAAATCAGATGCCGAGCAGCAGGTGGAGACCAGCAAAGTACCAAAGCTAAGTGACCTTAGTAAAATTGCCTTAAATAGTTCCTTAAAAAGTAGCGAGTTAGTCATAAGAAACGGCGCCTGCTCCCCGAAGCCCAAGTCGGAGTCGCAACCCCAACGTGAGCTGAGCGTGGAGGAGGCATTGGCTGAGATGTATCAGCAAATTGGCGTCGCCTCCGATCCCGAGGATTGCGAGGCAGAGACCGAAGCTGAAACGCGCAAGAATCTAGaggaagcagcagctggcgcAGATGTGCTGCTGATAAATCTTGCGGAGATattcgacaacaacagcagcgatcTCTATGTGGTGCAGTGCGACATGAACGAGAACATTCTCGGTGTGGTCAACGGAGGTAGcgagcaacagcatcaacaacaacaagaggatCAGGCTGATACACTACAACTAATCGAGCTGCTCGCTGAACCCGAAGCCGAGTCCGAAATGGAGGCAGATGGAGCACAGTTCATACACCACGAGGAAGTGGTCGAGGTGCCGTCGGAGAAGAGCAAAAGCGGAGAGCGGCGGAAGTTTCTCAAGTATCTGCACTCAAAGTACGTGCAGAGCAACATCAGTCGCTTCTATCACGCCCAGCGAGTGCTCAAGAAGTACAAGCGACGACGACCTAGTTTAGTGCGCAAAAGTTTAGAGTCCAGGGTTCAGAGTGCAAGGGCCGAGGTCGTAGATCGGGAAACCCGATAG
- the LOC132792705 gene encoding uncharacterized protein LOC132792705 isoform X1 yields MTSKQLLIFILLLIPWPPSNVIKILCSRDNSRLVRKIVRSKWTPILDKHQVKLPLECPLHPLRDVFAPRQDEKQRDRPTQWTCRRCGKSFYQEKYLDLHFDTRHKSIINEAEDSVCLADFCDIMRCEVFQTEDASSLKFGDQHIVTDIEVWGDSLGQNSALAKANAAYLSLIPRTSTLSATRAAKVQNRQLLQEKPSQSREQSQQSEAAATAATAAGEEPKSAAEKLLMKLKELGQAHLKRTEPESKSKAEPKQNETDEEGEEHSGDAEGSGQPNAATKTPHGEGAEAANGQAKVRANCKPEELSKLKSRCELLLRGCIGGLLLSMSDQSFKEMEEEMNKAVCWYLTCDRYWEDGPLEPRAFPWGLIVILIFVLSTGICFCYYIIWILFDSEETTINANSHYAGAAVGGSIYMPAPHHHYHVDYATHHPHELQQQHQQLDGVAIPGRTVADQQQQQQQLYYPQQQQQQVAAAAVSARDLYPEPVQYHRHSPRHYIADQRPAGAASLGSQGTPTSSAGVRQVGASSSNANTPLHHRHSTSLVYPQDILDRRDYTNSSSRPIATSVVNNASAAAAAAGEPPRHYNTHPRPLETRHRHVGASQQSLRTSSSTHEIVQSEIGGGQNEHYIYVTYPPDLKKRYFDKYE; encoded by the exons ATGACATCCAAGCAACTTTTGATCTTCATTTTGCTGCTGATACCATGGCCACCGTCGAACGTTATCAAGATACTCTGCTCGCGAGATAACAGTCGCCTGGTGCGTAAGATTGTGCGCTCCAAGTGGACGCCCATACTGGACAAGCATCAG GTGAAGCTGCCCTTGGAGTGTCCGCTGCATCCTTTGAGGGATGTCTTTGCACCGCGACAGGATGAGAAGCAGCGGGATCGACCCACGCAATGGACATGCAGACGCTGTGGCAAAAGCTTCTACCAGGAGAAGTATCTGGATCTACACTTTGACACGCGGCACAAGTCCATCATCAATGAG GCTGAAGACTCCGTTTGCTTGGCCGACTTTTGTGACATCATGCGTTGCGAAGTGTTCCAAACGGAGGACGCTTCGAGCCTCAAGTTTGGCGATCAGCACATCGTCACCGATATCGAAGTCTGGGGTGACTCTCTGGGTCAGAACTCCGCACTGGCCAAAGCGAATGCCGCCTACTTGAGTTTAATACCAAG AACTTCCACATTGAGTGCCACGCGTGCCGCCAAAGTACAAAATCGTCAATTACTCCAAGAGAAGCCAAGCCAAAGCCGCGAGCAATCGCAGCAGTctgaggcagcagcaacagcggcaacagctgcTGGCGAGGAGCCCAAGTCGGCGGCCGAGAAGCTGCTGATGAAGCTCAAGGAGCTGGGTCAAGCGCACTTAAAGCGCACTGAGCCAGAGTCCAAGTCGAAGGCAGAGCCGAAGCAGAACGAGACAGATGAGGAGGGCGAGGAACACAGCGGCGATGCCGAGGGCAGCGGGCAACCGAATGCTGCGACCAAGACGCCGCATGGCGAAGGAGCAGAAGCAGCTAATGGCCAGGCTAAGGTGCGTGCCAACTGTAAGCCCGAAGAGCTGAGCAAGCTGAAGTCACGCTGTGAATTGCTGCTGAGAGGTTGCATTGGCGGCTTGCTGCTGTCGATGTCGGATCAGTCGTTCAAGGAGATGGAGGAGGAGATGAACAAGGCGGTCTGCTGGTACCTCACCTGTGATCGGTACTGGGAGGATGGCCCATTGGAACCACGTGCCTTTCCCTGGGGTCTCATTGTCATCCTGATATTTGTGCTGTCGACGGGAATTTGCTTCTGCTACTACATCATTTGGATACTGTTCGA CTCCGAAGAAACGACAATCAATGCCAACAGCCACTATGCAGGCGCCGCAGTCGGAGGCAGCATTTACATGCCTGCCCCCCATCATCACTACCATGTCGACTATGCGACACATCATCCGCacgagctgcagcagcagcatcagcagctggACGGCGTCGCGATACCTGGTCGGACTGTCGCggaccaacagcagcagcaacaacagctgtaTTAcccgcaacaacagcagcagcaggtggcggcggcagcggtATCAGCGCGAGATTTGTACCCAGAACCAGTGCAATATCATCGACACAGTCCGCGACACTACATCGCCGATCAGCGTCCAGCGGGGGCAGCGTCGCTGGGCAGTCAGGGTACGCCCACCTCGTCGGCAGGCGTCCGGCAAGTGGGAGCGTCCTCCTCCAACGCCAACACGCCCTTGCATCATCGTCACTCGACGAGCCTGGTTTACCCACAGGACATTTTAGACCGACGCGACTATACAAATAGCTCCAGCCGCCCCATAGCCACAAGTGTGGTTAACAATGcaagcgctgctgctgctgcagctggtgAGCCGCCGCGTCATTACAACACACATCCTCGACCGCTGGAGACGCGTCATCGACATGTGGGCGCCTCGCAGCAATCGTTGCGCACTTCTTCCTCCACGCACGAGATTGTGCAAAGCGAGATTGGTGGTGGGCAGAACGAGCACTACATATACGTGACGTATCCGCCGGATCTGAAGAAGCGCTACTTTGACAAGTACGAGTAG
- the LOC132792705 gene encoding uncharacterized protein LOC132792705 isoform X3 yields MTSKQLLIFILLLIPWPPSNVIKILCSRDNSRLVRKIVRSKWTPILDKHQVKLPLECPLHPLRDVFAPRQDEKQRDRPTQWTCRRCGKSFYQEKYLDLHFDTRHKSIINEAEDSVCLADFCDIMRCEVFQTEDASSLKFGDQHIVTDIEVWGDSLGQNSALAKANAAYLSLIPRTSTLSATRAAKVQNRQLLQEKPSQSREQSQQSEAAATAATAAGEEPKSAAEKLLMKLKELGQAHLKRTEPESKSKAEPKQNETDEEGEEHSGDAEGSGQPNAATKTPHGEGAEAANGQAKVRANCKPEELSKLKSRCELLLRGCIGGLLLSMSDQSFKEMEEEMNKAVCWYLTCDRYWEDGPLEPRAFPWGLIVILIFVLSTGICFCYYIIWILFENDNQCQQPLCRRRSRRQHLHACPPSSLPCRLCDTSSARAAAAASAAGRRRDTWSDCRGPTAAATTAVLPATTAAAGGGGSGISARFVPRTSAISSTQSATLHRRSASSGGSVAGQSGYAHLVGRRPASGSVLLQRQHALASSSLDEPGLPTGHFRPTRLYK; encoded by the exons ATGACATCCAAGCAACTTTTGATCTTCATTTTGCTGCTGATACCATGGCCACCGTCGAACGTTATCAAGATACTCTGCTCGCGAGATAACAGTCGCCTGGTGCGTAAGATTGTGCGCTCCAAGTGGACGCCCATACTGGACAAGCATCAG GTGAAGCTGCCCTTGGAGTGTCCGCTGCATCCTTTGAGGGATGTCTTTGCACCGCGACAGGATGAGAAGCAGCGGGATCGACCCACGCAATGGACATGCAGACGCTGTGGCAAAAGCTTCTACCAGGAGAAGTATCTGGATCTACACTTTGACACGCGGCACAAGTCCATCATCAATGAG GCTGAAGACTCCGTTTGCTTGGCCGACTTTTGTGACATCATGCGTTGCGAAGTGTTCCAAACGGAGGACGCTTCGAGCCTCAAGTTTGGCGATCAGCACATCGTCACCGATATCGAAGTCTGGGGTGACTCTCTGGGTCAGAACTCCGCACTGGCCAAAGCGAATGCCGCCTACTTGAGTTTAATACCAAG AACTTCCACATTGAGTGCCACGCGTGCCGCCAAAGTACAAAATCGTCAATTACTCCAAGAGAAGCCAAGCCAAAGCCGCGAGCAATCGCAGCAGTctgaggcagcagcaacagcggcaacagctgcTGGCGAGGAGCCCAAGTCGGCGGCCGAGAAGCTGCTGATGAAGCTCAAGGAGCTGGGTCAAGCGCACTTAAAGCGCACTGAGCCAGAGTCCAAGTCGAAGGCAGAGCCGAAGCAGAACGAGACAGATGAGGAGGGCGAGGAACACAGCGGCGATGCCGAGGGCAGCGGGCAACCGAATGCTGCGACCAAGACGCCGCATGGCGAAGGAGCAGAAGCAGCTAATGGCCAGGCTAAGGTGCGTGCCAACTGTAAGCCCGAAGAGCTGAGCAAGCTGAAGTCACGCTGTGAATTGCTGCTGAGAGGTTGCATTGGCGGCTTGCTGCTGTCGATGTCGGATCAGTCGTTCAAGGAGATGGAGGAGGAGATGAACAAGGCGGTCTGCTGGTACCTCACCTGTGATCGGTACTGGGAGGATGGCCCATTGGAACCACGTGCCTTTCCCTGGGGTCTCATTGTCATCCTGATATTTGTGCTGTCGACGGGAATTTGCTTCTGCTACTACATCATTTGGATACTGTTCGA AAACGACAATCAATGCCAACAGCCACTATGCAGGCGCCGCAGTCGGAGGCAGCATTTACATGCCTGCCCCCCATCATCACTACCATGTCGACTATGCGACACATCATCCGCacgagctgcagcagcagcatcagcagctggACGGCGTCGCGATACCTGGTCGGACTGTCGCggaccaacagcagcagcaacaacagctgtaTTAcccgcaacaacagcagcagcaggtggcggcggcagcggtATCAGCGCGAGATTTGTACCCAGAACCAGTGCAATATCATCGACACAGTCCGCGACACTACATCGCCGATCAGCGTCCAGCGGGGGCAGCGTCGCTGGGCAGTCAGGGTACGCCCACCTCGTCGGCAGGCGTCCGGCAAGTGGGAGCGTCCTCCTCCAACGCCAACACGCCCTTGCATCATCGTCACTCGACGAGCCTGGTTTACCCACAGGACATTTTAGACCGACGCGACTATACAAATAG